CATGCTCCCCTGGGGTCTTGGTTTCCCCATCTCTGACATGGGTTCATGATAACCCTTTCTCAGCCTTGAGTGATTGTTATAAAAATCAAATGCATAGACAGTAGAGCAATAGTATTCTGTGATTTGCCAAGTTCCTGAAAtccattgtgatttttttttcaaaatgggttTAGGAGCTATGTGAGATGATATTATGGTTATAAAAATGACGGGTTGTAATGTTGACTAAAACAGTGCTGTCTTCATTCTCTTTCTGTTCAGCTGTATCCCAGGGCTGAAGGTGCCAATGGGTCATTCTCTGCACTTCTTAAATTTCTGTGGCTTAAGGCTGCTGGTGGGACTACTCTATGTGTGCAGATGTAAATATGTGCTTGCTATGTACAAGTGCAAGTGTACTTTCATATGTGTATCTAGACaatttcctcccctccccagatatgAGAATTGCCCATTTAAAGAGGTTTTTCTTCCTCTACCTGTGAGCTAGGAGACAAGGAAATGCCCATGGAGGTTTCTTAGTAAAGAATGCTTACTCCCTTCATACTGAGACTCATCCAAGAACTAACTCTCATTTGTCTGCACCCCTTACTGACTTCAGGGGCTCTAAGAACCTTCTGACATAGTGGGTATCGTCAGCCCCACTTAACAGATGAGGACATGGGACGCAGGTCAATCTGATAAACAGTTGGGATGGAGGATCTATATCCTGGTTGGTACTCTATTCACTACATCTCACAGCTGTGAGCTCTGACATCAGCCCAATGGGgtcttcataaaaaaaaatagattggaTGTCAGCAACAAACCACAGGTTGATGGAGGGCAAACTTTAGGGATATATTCTTATGGTCTAAGATTGATACCAGTTAACTGCAAATTTTCTGTCCTTTGAGACCTCTAGCACTGTGCTGTGGTAGTCATCAGTCTCAGATGACTCTTTAAATGTGCATTTAGCtttatgaaaattaaatataatttaaaaatcccAAACTTCAGAATACTGTATTTCAGGAGGTCGGTAACCATGTGGTTGGTAGGGCCATAACATTTCTTCATCCCTGGAGAGTTCAACTAGACAGTACTATTCTAGGCAGCAAACTCTGGGAATTGGAGGATAAGGAGCGAAGCAAGGAGAGGGGTGAACCACCTACTAACTATGGAAATGTTACTTGCCATTTAATCAGTGATCCACTCCCCTTCTATGTTATGTGTATTCTAGAATACCAAATTCATTTCAAAGTAGACTCAGTTCAATGCAGATGCAGCAAACTCTGGGGAACACAGACAGAGGTTAGTCTCAGGGCTGGGTACCTATATAGTACTGCTCACTATAGTTAGCTACTTTTGCTTTCCAGAATCTGGGATGTCAACCAGAAGACTTTCTACCTGAGGAATAACCAACTTGTTGCTGGATATTTGCAAGAACCAAACATTGAACTAGAAGGTGAGTAGTTGCCCAAAAGGGCAGCGTTATATGGGTGTGCTGTAACTTTGCCCTGGGGTCTACAGTATTATCACATGTCTTCAGAAGCCTTGGGTACAGTGATTTAGTCCCCATTGTGCCTTCATGGCTGAGTTTGAGGCTAAGAAGGGGACCCACCACCAGTAGGCACGTAGGATAACTTTTAATAAAGCAGGGGTCAGTAAAGCCCAGGTTAAGAACCACAACGTATAGGCACATTGGTTCTCAGTCCATAACTGGAAGGAATAGATTAACCCCATCTGTCCCCTTGTACCTATTGAGTCCCTTTTGTTTCTGTGTTGTTCAAAAGGTAACTACAGGGTGagacagtggtgtacccagtgaagtgcacatagtactaagtgaaaggacctgtgcaaggatctgctccccacctgcagggggtctgcttcatgagtggtgaagcaggtctctaggtttctgtctttctccctatctccccctcctatctcaatttctctctgtcctatcaaaaaaaaaaaaaaagccatggagtggtggattcatagtgccagcactgagccctagcaataaccctggaggaaaaaaaaatgtaactccACCCCAAATGAAAATACTATAGAGAGGATTAGCTAATGTCTTTTGTTTACAGACACCACATTCAATTGTGTTCTGGTCTGTGCTGTAAACAGGTTGCAAGAACTTGGGTGCACTTTGCCTACTGCATGCTACAACTTTCCCTTTAATAACAATGAGGTAATGTAGGAGCACTGGATATTGTGGTGTgatattctttcttctctgaCCTCCTACGATATTTTCACACTCATGTTGGTTAGCTTGACACTACTGAATAACATTATCTCCATCTCTCCAACTTGTCCACCCCCTGTTCTGCTTCTCACCCACATAAAACACTCTGAAAGACTGTGAAATTTGTCTTTCCTGTCTTTCTGGAATTATTTAAATAAACACTCAGAAGCACAGGGATGCTGGGACTTTCATAGCTACATGAGAGGATGGAGACCACCAAGTCAGGCAGATTCAAGATCATTTAGGCTTCTTTGAACTGAGCCATATTAATAATTTTGAATTGAGTCATATTAATGATTTTGTGTGCTATTTTCCTAGTCTATGGGCAGCATATCTGTTGACCAGGAACACAAGTATCTCAGGGAAGTGAGGGAAGAATAAAAAGTACATGGATAAGTCTAGGAGATTTGGTTCTGGAAAAGTACAGTGTTTGTTTTTATGTTCTATTTGGATATAGACAGTGAAGTTGAGATTTTCATTTGGAGGAAGGACAGATTATTCCCTAAGGAGTCAAGGTTATAAtctcttctccacctctctttcttcttccttacaCTTGActattgcttttgcttttttcagAGAAAATAGATGTGGTGCCTATAGAGTCTCATGCTGTGTTCCTGGGGATCCATGGAGGGAAGCTATGGCTAGCGTGTGTCAAGTCTGGTGATGAAATCAAGCTCCAGTTGGAGGTAAGGCTCTGTCTCAAATAATAACCACTTCACAGCCAGGGACTAAAGACAACCACAATATGTTCTTTCTCATCATTCTCTGAGTTGGTTAAGAGCCACTGGGCAGTTTTGTTCCATATGGTATAGTCACTGCTATATCTGTATTCAGCAGAGAGCTCAGCTGATGATGGGTCATACAAGAGGCTTCTCATCCTTTAAGCTTTTGTTTCATGTGGTGTTTTAGAATTAATTCATCACTTTGAGCTTCTTTACATGGATGCTAGCTTCTAAGAGAGATACTTCCAAAAAGATAAACTTTAATATTCAAGATCCTTGTTTGCATCTGGATCATTGGGCAAAATCTAGATATGTGGCTAGCCTTGATAAAGGAAAGGGCCACACAGGACGTGAAGCCAGGAGGCGTGGTTCATTTGAAGACCTCAACATTTATGAGATACTCACTCCAAAAGGATGccaaaacacctataattgccccCATCCAGTAAGGTCAGCCATTAAAACCTTCCTCTTCCAACCCTTATCTCAAGTCTATGAGTTGGAATCCAGTTaataatccagtgctcctggtttCCGTGCAATATTGAGTGGACTTGAAAAAATCCTGAAAAAGACAACTTATCTCTCAGGCATGCTGGACAACATCTTAACTCAAACACAAATGGCCATAATATAATACTGTCACTTTCTTTCATCTGTGGATGGGATACCTTTTTAGAGGATGGTTGTATGTGTAGAGTATAGGATAGCCAGGATATTATATATAACACATTGAATGGCCCCAGTGCTTTCTGACCATTTTCAACTCTACTTCCTCTCTTAGGAGAGGCAAATCCTAACAGGGGGCCAATCTTCATTGGTTTTGGCCTATGTTGGTGGTATTGTGTATTTAATTTATTCACCCAGGGCTAGAGTGACCAGAGTTGCCAATATCAAGTTGTGACAATGGGACACACTCTGTATCATGCTATGTGAAGACACAGAGGTCCGTGGACTCCCACTAGGGTTCACCATATGATACAGATTGGTCAAAGAAAGGGCCATATCATGGCGAGGGGTGGAGAAGAGAACAGCATGGCACCGCTCAGCTCTTCATTTATTATCTGTTATCTCTTGGCTTCCAGGCAGCTGACATCACTGACTTGAGCAAGAACAAAGAGCAGAACAAGCGTTTCACCTTCATCCGTTCAGACAATGGTTCTACAACCAGTTTTGAGTCAGCTGCCTCTCCAGGGTGGTACCTTTGCACCTCACTGGAGGCTGACAGGCCTGTCAGCCTCACCAACACACCTGAGGAGCCTGTCAAGGTCACCAAGTTTTACTTTCAACAAGACTAGGAGTACAGCCACacccctgctccactgcctgttcATCTATGACTCTATAGACTGCCTCTCCATCCAGCCCAATGCTCACTCACGGAGCTCTGAGGAGCAAGCTTGGTGGTGTGGACCTTCAGAAGAAGGCATAAGAGTCCTGGAAACAGGACTCTCTCCAGCCTCCTCAGCTAACCCTTCCTCTATGCTGCCTCCACTGTGATCTTTCTGAATCATGGTGCTACTCAAAGTCCTGTACCTTCAGGACTAAATCCAGGCCACCTGGTCAGTCTGGACACCCTCTCTTTTCCTGTATTCCCTACTCCTTCTCTTCTCTAACTTAGTGTCCAAACCTCAGATCCCACTACCACTGATCAACTTCCTAGACATTCCAATAACTTGTTTAACAAATTGAGGCTACTCCATGAAGGAGATTCTGTGGCAAAGTGGAAAAATAAGGGTttcactatattttttaaaagcaagccAAAACTTTATAGAATTTGAAAAAGAGCCACTTATAGGGAGATTATGTCCTTTTTGGAAAGAGGTAGAGAATGAAAATGAGTCTAGATTTTTGAAATGGTGATGAAAGtcattttaaaacaaaagttGGGTACTATGTTGGTcctctaattttattttctgttattttttttataccagggttttttcactggggcttcataccCTCACAGTTCCATATGCTCCTGGCAGActcttgtcctttttttcttcttcttttttaaaatctcattttttttttcatttctttcttttattttgtatagaggaGAAGAGgtcagaaggagagaaaaagagtagaGACCCCATAACACCTTtgtatggtgctcctatgtgactatcagaggctcaaacatgggtactttttcacatggtaatgtgtacattctacaGGGTGAGCCACCTCATGGCCCatggccccctcctccccccttttttaatcatCCAGAAGCATTCCTGCAGTTTGACCAGGATACCCAGACCCCACACACCATGTCCACTCCAGCACCATTGTAATTGCTGGCAGTACTCTCagctgcctgagactccagtcaAGTGGCCCCGGCTCCTACTGCATAGATGTAGCTGTTCCAgaattctttcttcatttcctgGGAGAGATGAAGTACTTCTTGACAGTTTTTGTACTTATATCTTGGATAATGCCTTTGCCTCTATTTTTCTCCATCTCAGACCCCCAGCTGGCAAAAGCAGGAAATCTAGGGTCCCTGTATGGGCTAGGAGACAGCCTGCCTGGTCCCTAGCAGGTGCACAATTGATACTCATTGTTTATGTTGAATGGAAAGTTTCCTACTTTCTGCGACTTATACCCTGTTTTACAATAAAACCTTGAAAACTTAACTGTTTCACTGGTGGTATCCATGGCCTCACTGGGTATAGGTATGGAATGCTAGGGGATGGAGAGACAAGTGGTCATATTGCCTCTCACAATTTCCATTTACACCTTGGGCCTTACTCTCCGTGGGTAACATGAGAATCACTCTCGCTACCAGGGAGGTGTACGGCACCATTGTCCACAATAGTCTTCATCTGTAAACTACTCAAATGCCCatcacagaagaatgaatatgttaAGTCAGATATGCTTAAATAAAACAACACTtagcaataaaaatgaatgatTCACAGCTGGTATGTTCCAATAAATGGTTGAATCTTACAAACATGAAACATACAGCATGATTCCATTTACATAAAGCTTAAAATAAACCAAATTGAGCTGTTGTCTGGGGACAATGTAAGCAGGTAGGACAAACAAGATTTTGCTCTCCTTTTGGCTGGctttaaggaaatagagagggcaggCAACCTATTACTTTATATGGATGAGTTTAGGCAGTTTTCTGCATTAGTGTTAGATTTCACAATTTTGAAATatgtaagaaaacaaaaaaacttctggAGTGTGAGGAAGAGGGAATCTGGGAAATGGGGAGAACAGATAGAACATTAGATTCATCCCCTGAGCAGTTATGAAATACTGAAGATCACTTACTGATGTAATTCAGCTAACTGGGTTGAGTAAGCAAGAAttactgcctttctcttgccCAGATGACTTTGGGACATAGAGTCAGGCCCCATTTGATCATATGTCTACTATGGAATTTTGACCTAGAGTGTGTTCTCACTTTTTTCTGTACTGTTCATTTAGACTGaggttttcatttattcatttttttaatttcatttataaaaaggaaacactgacaaaaccataggataagaggggtacaactccacacaatccccaccatcagacctcatatcccatcccctcccctgaaagctttcctattctttaaccctctgggagtatggacccaaggtcattgtgggatgcagaaggtggaaggtctggtttctgtaattgcttccttgctgaacatgggtgttgacaagtcaatctatactcccagcctgcctctctctttctcaagtagggtggggctctggggaaacagagctctaggacacattggtgggtctgtccagggaagaagtctggttggcatcctgctagcatctggaacctggtggctgaaaaaataattaacatataaagccaagcaaattgttgactagtcatgaacctaaaggctagaatagtgcagatgaagagttgggggttatttgttttgtagatagctagtaggcatattttagctatattccaaagggcctgtggctatactagttttttttttttttccctgagcctgaaatctgatatgcaggtggatccaagttattgtctggggagatgatgtcatggctggaaaaatgaccagacatctggatcaaggaagagactatctcccaaatatgggaaaggggtataaatattgttgactgtaaacctcatcgatttgatgtgatactGAGACTTTCTAACTTTAAGTCCCTGGATGTCCCTCCAATGTCTCTGGAAACAGAGCCTAgtaagggaggctgagcacagggtttaAAGTAttttgagggaaaaaaatctgCTATCATCCTGCTAGAATATATAGTTCTCTCTATATTCTATATCGTCTGTTTTGTTCTCTAATGTCTTTAAGCATCTAGATCAAAACTTCACATATATTGGTGATAATAAGGATTGGTAAACAAATGAACTGATCACTGATATGTCAATCAAAAAATCTGAAAGGACAGGAAATTCAGGCCTCAGCAGAAGGGGGTCCTGGGGGGAAGAAAGGAATTGAAAAGAGGG
Above is a window of Erinaceus europaeus chromosome 3, mEriEur2.1, whole genome shotgun sequence DNA encoding:
- the IL1RN gene encoding interleukin-1 receptor antagonist protein isoform X1, which gives rise to MEIRRFPCSHLIALLLFLFHSETACRPSRRRPCKMQAFRIWDVNQKTFYLRNNQLVAGYLQEPNIELEEKIDVVPIESHAVFLGIHGGKLWLACVKSGDEIKLQLEAADITDLSKNKEQNKRFTFIRSDNGSTTSFESAASPGWYLCTSLEADRPVSLTNTPEEPVKVTKFYFQQD
- the IL1RN gene encoding interleukin-1 receptor antagonist protein isoform X3; translated protein: MQAFRIWDVNQKTFYLRNNQLVAGYLQEPNIELEEKIDVVPIESHAVFLGIHGGKLWLACVKSGDEIKLQLEAADITDLSKNKEQNKRFTFIRSDNGSTTSFESAASPGWYLCTSLEADRPVSLTNTPEEPVKVTKFYFQQD
- the IL1RN gene encoding interleukin-1 receptor antagonist protein isoform X2, with the translated sequence MALETACRPSRRRPCKMQAFRIWDVNQKTFYLRNNQLVAGYLQEPNIELEEKIDVVPIESHAVFLGIHGGKLWLACVKSGDEIKLQLEAADITDLSKNKEQNKRFTFIRSDNGSTTSFESAASPGWYLCTSLEADRPVSLTNTPEEPVKVTKFYFQQD